Proteins from one Anthonomus grandis grandis chromosome 8, icAntGran1.3, whole genome shotgun sequence genomic window:
- the LOC126739182 gene encoding uncharacterized protein LOC126739182: MPRQMFKTFLERVLLASVAHQIGLPKSQRRIMNLAKITGNVQLYISLTNWCNWLPNAFNNHKTTPRKLLHLGQSSSEAGKKAVKDILFEEITVNPGNIVILWKITSHDSPHHIVFSPSL, from the exons ATGCCAAGGCAAATGTTTAAGACTTTTCTGGAGAGAGTGTTATTGGCTTCTGTAGCACACCAAATCGGCCTGCCAAAATCCCAAAG gcgaATAATGAACCTCGCCAAAATAACAGGAAACGTACAGCTCTACATCTCACTGACGAATTGGTGCAATTGGCTTCCAAACGCCTTCAACAACCACAAGACGACACCGAGAAAATTGCTGCATCTTGGGCAGTCGAGCTCCGAAGCTGGGAAGAAAGCAgtcaaagatattttatttgaagaaataacTGTGAACCCTGGGAACATCGTAATTCTGTGGAAAATAACGTCTCACGATTCTCCACACCATATTGTGTTCAGTCCCTCCCTTTAA